A window of Desulfuromonas sp. genomic DNA:
ACACAGAAAGAAGCGATGGTCTACGGAACCGCCGGTTTTACCGCCGGGCTGTCGCTGCAGGCTTTGGTCAATGCCGGGGTTACCCCGGACGATGGTGAAGTCCTGGTGACCGGCGCCACCGGCGGCGTCGGCTCGGTTGCCATCGCCCTTTTGGCCAAGGCCGGCTATACCGCCGTCGCCGCAACCGGCAAGGCGTATCAGGCAGATTTTCTGAAGTCGCTTGGTGCGGCTGATGTGGTCGGTCGCGACGCCGTTCTTGAAGGGGCCGAGCGGCCGATGATGAAAGAACGTTGGGCCGGGGTTATTGATTGTGTCGGTGGTGACTACCTGGCGGCGGCGCTCAAGTCGACAAAGTACGGCGGTACGGTCACCTGTTGCGGTCTGACCGCCTCACCTGATCTCAATATTAATGTCTTTCCGTTTATCCTGCGCGGCGTCTCACTACTCGGTATCGACTCGGTTGAGTGTCCGATGGAGCCGCGTCTAAGGCTCTGGAAGAAGCTGGCGAGTGAGTGGAAGCTTGACAGTCTGACTGATCTGACCGAAGAGTGTGGACTTGATGATCTTGACGGGAAGATCGACCTGATGCTTAAAGGTGGGCTCAAAGGGCGGACGCTGGTGAATCTGGATATGTAAAGAAGTCGGAAAATAGATGAATCGAAGGGGCCTGAGGAATCAGGCCCCTTTTGTTTGGTTCGGTTGCAAGGGGACACTTCCCTGAACTTCGG
This region includes:
- a CDS encoding oxidoreductase translates to MSEHYRAMLVEQVDKKNFTRKITERSLDELPAGELLIRVRYSSLNFKDALSSIGNPGVSRNFPHTPGIDAAGEVVECTDGAFKPGDDVLVTGFDLGMNTAGGFGQYIRIPSKWAVALPEGLTQKEAMVYGTAGFTAGLSLQALVNAGVTPDDGEVLVTGATGGVGSVAIALLAKAGYTAVAATGKAYQADFLKSLGAADVVGRDAVLEGAERPMMKERWAGVIDCVGGDYLAAALKSTKYGGTVTCCGLTASPDLNINVFPFILRGVSLLGIDSVECPMEPRLRLWKKLASEWKLDSLTDLTEECGLDDLDGKIDLMLKGGLKGRTLVNLDM